The following are encoded together in the Verrucomicrobiia bacterium genome:
- a CDS encoding fused MFS/spermidine synthase: MRRVLEYLCLSLCLGLLALPAPAAVVHEVFSAYHHIQVRDEAGLRILSFNGSQETRMSLLNHLEGHFDYTEYFHLPIILNPGLSNVLMIGLGGGSTQRAYAYYYPRVRVDTVEIDPEVVVIARRFFGVLESPQHRIHVADGRVFLRRNPTRYDALLMDAYQTGRYGSDAPHHLVTQEFFQLAATNLTPNGVLMYNVIGTLGGWKADRVGALYRTMKTVFPHVYWFAAENSLNVVLLGTKSREPLTLPALRQKYEEQRKRQVLMPPSLAVRINAFRTNVPPAAARAPLLTDKYVPPTALR, encoded by the coding sequence ATGCGCCGCGTCCTTGAATATCTTTGCCTGAGCCTTTGCCTGGGCCTGCTGGCGCTGCCCGCCCCGGCCGCCGTGGTGCACGAGGTGTTCTCCGCCTACCACCACATCCAGGTGCGCGACGAGGCCGGCCTGCGCATCCTCAGCTTCAACGGCTCCCAGGAAACCCGCATGTCCCTCCTGAACCATCTGGAGGGACACTTCGACTATACCGAGTATTTTCATCTCCCCATCATCCTCAACCCCGGCCTGAGCAACGTCCTGATGATCGGCCTGGGCGGCGGCAGCACCCAGCGCGCCTACGCCTACTACTACCCCCGCGTGCGCGTGGACACCGTCGAAATTGATCCGGAGGTGGTGGTCATCGCCCGCCGTTTCTTTGGCGTCCTGGAATCCCCCCAGCACCGCATCCACGTGGCCGACGGCCGCGTCTTCCTCCGCCGCAACCCCACCCGCTACGACGCCCTCCTCATGGACGCCTACCAGACCGGCCGTTACGGCTCCGACGCCCCCCACCATCTGGTCACGCAGGAATTTTTCCAGCTTGCCGCCACCAACCTCACCCCCAACGGCGTGCTCATGTACAACGTCATCGGCACCCTGGGCGGCTGGAAGGCCGACCGCGTCGGCGCGCTCTATCGCACCATGAAAACGGTGTTTCCCCACGTCTATTGGTTTGCGGCTGAAAACTCCTTGAACGTGGTTTTATTGGGCACCAAAAGCCGCGAGCCCCTGACCCTCCCCGCCCTCCGCCAGAAATACGAGGAACAGCGCAAGCGCCAGGTGCTCATGCCGCCCTCCCTGGCGGTGCGCATCAACGCCTTCCGCACCAACGTGCCCCCCGCCGCCGCCCGCGCCCCCTTGCTGACGGATAAATACGTCCCCCCCACCGCCCTGCGCTGA
- a CDS encoding fused MFS/spermidine synthase, protein MRTFCEILLVSTGGFIIMLLEIAGVRFLTKDFGGSFYVWISQIGMVMAALALGYFCGGWLADRWPRPGRLAPLLAGTGMFIAALPAFSPPLINLIVNRHPLDREIPAFWQKVDPALGSAVLFLLPCFVLAMLSPFTIRLTARALDHVGAASGRIYAASTAGSIAGVFATGYVLLDWLSLPAVFCLAGGLTIGLAGLCWYMNRFYAPRP, encoded by the coding sequence ATGCGCACCTTTTGCGAAATCCTGCTCGTCAGCACCGGCGGCTTCATCATCATGCTGCTCGAGATTGCCGGCGTGCGCTTTCTCACCAAGGATTTTGGCGGTTCTTTTTATGTGTGGATCAGCCAGATTGGCATGGTCATGGCCGCGCTGGCCCTGGGCTACTTTTGCGGCGGCTGGCTCGCCGACCGTTGGCCGCGCCCCGGCCGCCTGGCCCCCCTCCTCGCCGGCACCGGCATGTTCATTGCCGCCCTGCCGGCCTTCTCGCCCCCGCTCATCAACCTCATCGTCAACCGCCATCCCCTCGACCGCGAAATCCCCGCCTTCTGGCAGAAGGTGGACCCCGCCCTGGGCAGCGCGGTGTTGTTTCTCCTGCCCTGTTTCGTGCTGGCCATGCTCTCCCCCTTCACCATCCGCCTGACCGCCCGGGCGCTGGACCACGTCGGCGCGGCCAGCGGCCGCATCTACGCCGCCAGCACCGCGGGCAGCATCGCCGGCGTGTTTGCCACCGGCTATGTGCTGCTCGACTGGCTCAGTCTGCCGGCGGTGTTTTGCCTGGCGGGCGGTTTGACGATCGGCCTGGCCGGTTTATGTTGGTACATGAACCGTTTTTATGCGCCGCGTCCTTGA
- a CDS encoding 1-phosphofructokinase family hexose kinase produces the protein MILCLGPTPALQRVMRFDRLQWHRVNRARTTLDGVAGKAVNVAKVLHTLGETPLLTGFLGGESGRRLEAELHQRGLRQAWVRVPPPTRQCITLVEEAGGVTELVEESRPVPPEAYDELASVVEQHLPRCRALIISGTLTPGAPPHFYARCIARARAQGVLTVVDTQRAALQAALAARPTLVKPNRHELEALLEQPLPDDTAVMRAMLTLHQQGAEVVLITAGERPALLLEGGRFWQVQPPAIHALNPIGSGDALTAALVARRLHGEPWPEACRWGMAAGAANALSWMPGELEQHELERLLDQVRLLPLTPSP, from the coding sequence ATGATCCTTTGTCTCGGCCCCACCCCGGCGCTGCAGCGGGTCATGCGCTTTGACCGCCTGCAATGGCACCGCGTCAACCGTGCCCGCACCACCCTCGACGGCGTGGCCGGCAAGGCCGTCAACGTCGCCAAAGTCCTCCACACCCTGGGCGAAACCCCTTTGCTTACCGGCTTCCTCGGCGGCGAAAGCGGGCGGAGACTCGAGGCGGAATTGCACCAGCGCGGCCTGCGCCAGGCCTGGGTGCGCGTCCCCCCGCCCACCCGCCAATGCATCACCTTGGTGGAGGAGGCCGGCGGCGTTACTGAATTGGTGGAAGAAAGCCGTCCCGTGCCGCCGGAAGCCTATGATGAACTGGCCTCCGTGGTGGAACAACACCTGCCCCGCTGCCGCGCCCTGATTATTTCCGGCACCTTGACCCCCGGCGCACCCCCGCACTTCTACGCCCGCTGCATCGCCCGGGCACGGGCACAGGGCGTGTTGACGGTGGTGGACACCCAGCGCGCCGCTCTGCAGGCCGCGTTGGCCGCCCGGCCCACACTTGTCAAACCCAACCGCCACGAACTCGAAGCGCTCCTCGAGCAGCCCCTGCCGGACGACACCGCTGTGATGCGGGCCATGCTCACCCTCCACCAGCAGGGGGCCGAAGTGGTTTTGATCACCGCCGGCGAACGCCCCGCCCTGCTCCTGGAAGGTGGCCGCTTCTGGCAGGTGCAGCCCCCCGCCATCCACGCCCTCAACCCCATCGGCTCCGGCGATGCCCTCACCGCCGCCCTCGTCGCGCGCCGCCTGCACGGCGAGCCCTGGCCCGAAGCCTGCCGCTGGGGCATGGCGGCCGGCGCAGCCAATGCCCTCTCCTGGATGCCCGGCGAACTGGAGCAGCACGAACTCGAGCGCCTGCTGGACCAGGTACGGCTCCTCCCGCTGACTCCGTCCCCCTGA
- a CDS encoding PQQ-binding-like beta-propeller repeat protein translates to MRPLPRTARQAAGKAAWWSLWGLLLLLGLAQAADHPQWGQPWSRNMVSAERGLPESFDPDTGRNLKWTAPLGTETYSTPVVGRRVVLIGTNNNRPRDPRHQGDRGVLLCLDEATGRLRWQLVTPKYNDDIYQDWPNAGICASATIEGQRAYILDNRRSVLCLDLEGLANGNDGPYTDEGAYMTPTNTPTMTPGPLDADILWRFDVPEQAGIWPHDGAHAAILIRGNHLYLNSGNGVDNTHRRIRRPDGPSLIVLDKHTGRYLARDRENIGPRIFHCTWSPPALARLNGVEQIIFCGGDGVIYGFEPWADTPPAGGPGTLKKRWLIDFDPEGPKEEVHRFIGNRKESPSNIKSTPVVVGDKLYVTGGGDIWWGKNQAWLKCYTLTGEGDLTPHALLWSVPLQRHTCSTPAVHDGLVYAADCSGQVLCADAATGHVYWRHQLAGEIWSSPLVADGKVYIGSRRGDLAVLAAGRELRLLATIQLDSAIVATPVAANGVLYVASQRTLYAAGGRPAQP, encoded by the coding sequence ATGAGGCCGCTCCCACGCACGGCACGGCAGGCGGCAGGGAAAGCAGCCTGGTGGAGTCTCTGGGGCCTGCTCCTGCTCCTGGGCCTGGCCCAGGCGGCCGATCATCCCCAATGGGGCCAGCCCTGGAGCCGCAACATGGTCTCCGCCGAGCGCGGCCTGCCGGAATCTTTTGACCCCGATACCGGGCGCAACCTTAAATGGACCGCCCCCCTCGGCACAGAAACCTACTCCACGCCGGTGGTGGGCCGCCGCGTCGTCCTCATTGGCACCAACAACAACCGCCCCCGGGACCCGCGGCATCAGGGCGACCGCGGCGTCCTCCTCTGCCTCGATGAAGCCACCGGCCGGCTCCGCTGGCAGCTTGTCACCCCCAAATACAACGACGACATCTACCAGGACTGGCCCAACGCGGGCATCTGCGCCTCCGCCACCATCGAAGGCCAACGCGCTTACATCCTGGACAACCGCCGCAGTGTCCTTTGCCTGGACCTCGAAGGCCTGGCCAACGGCAACGATGGCCCCTACACCGACGAGGGCGCATACATGACGCCCACCAACACCCCCACCATGACCCCCGGCCCCCTGGACGCCGACATCCTCTGGCGTTTTGATGTGCCCGAGCAGGCCGGCATCTGGCCGCACGACGGCGCCCACGCCGCCATCCTCATCCGCGGCAACCATCTCTACCTCAACTCCGGCAACGGCGTGGACAACACCCACCGCCGTATCCGCCGCCCCGACGGCCCCAGCCTCATCGTGCTGGACAAGCACACCGGCCGCTACCTGGCCCGCGACCGCGAGAACATCGGCCCCCGCATCTTTCATTGCACCTGGTCCCCGCCCGCCCTGGCCCGCCTCAACGGCGTGGAGCAGATCATCTTCTGCGGCGGCGACGGCGTGATTTACGGCTTTGAACCGTGGGCGGACACGCCCCCCGCCGGCGGCCCGGGCACTTTGAAAAAACGCTGGCTCATTGACTTTGACCCGGAAGGCCCCAAGGAGGAGGTTCACCGCTTCATCGGCAACCGCAAGGAAAGCCCCAGCAACATCAAAAGCACCCCCGTCGTGGTGGGCGACAAGCTCTACGTCACCGGCGGCGGCGACATCTGGTGGGGCAAAAACCAGGCCTGGCTCAAATGCTACACCCTCACCGGCGAAGGCGACCTCACCCCCCACGCGCTGCTCTGGTCTGTGCCCCTCCAGCGGCACACCTGCTCCACCCCCGCCGTGCACGACGGCCTGGTGTATGCCGCCGACTGCTCCGGCCAGGTGCTCTGCGCCGACGCCGCCACCGGCCACGTCTATTGGCGGCATCAACTGGCGGGTGAAATCTGGTCCTCCCCCCTCGTGGCCGATGGCAAGGTGTACATCGGCTCGCGCCGCGGGGACCTCGCCGTCCTGGCCGCCGGCAGGGAACTGCGCCTCTTGGCCACCATCCAATTGGACAGCGCCATCGTGGCCACCCCCGTGGCGGCCAACGGCGTCCTGTACGTCGCCTCCCAGCGCACCCTTTACGCCGCCGGCGGCCGCCCCGCCCAACCCTGA
- a CDS encoding SUMF1/EgtB/PvdO family nonheme iron enzyme produces MSANNTPTPPEMDLGEAVRSLAAGQFVFNRYCLVRLIGRGRNSAVWQAWDDQGSRDVTLKFLPTRVTATPEAMAQISALVAELKTLEIPGLARVFDWVVEGPLAAVVEEWIEGTSLHDLRQQRKNQVFDAVDLKEWLKPITKNLGALHAAGQAHGNLKPTNLLLTSAGEIVITDARLDALLGFWVNKLEGSPRDVAQSFRYTSPQRLDGTPPTVTDDVYSLGVCLYELITSKPPFNTGNIVSQVKEDVPPTMTRRRRDMRILGEPIPRAWDETVAGCLAKEPAYRPADMEEVADRLELYGPCKRPPLPTPPEPFKTAAPQPAPAATAAAAAVATTPPVPTMNIPGAPTPAPAPAAPPKKSLVPIIAVMVGVILGIVGWYLSTQMHPAPAPVATTTPSDTSTNAGLSAEELERRLAYEREALQRKLEEERKRLEEEKKKAEEELEQRRKALEIAAAQAKKAQEEAEARKRQAEEEARKREAEAIAKKRAAEEEAKRLEAERQAILAKEAELKRLAAEAAKKAGGDAAAEAERRKIEAQLAAQRAEAERIKAAAEAALKEAEATRLAAEAAAKKLEEEERARKESEAKAQAALEAERKRREEEAARKAELERKLAEAEKARLKAEEETRRKLEEAARRAEAERQARLAKLSEEARRAEEARRAEEARKAAETKAAQEQKTAFQSQITLVENRPVPGKIWHNSLGMRMVPLGNVFICAWETRVQDFSRFALEERYAELAWKEPGFKQAPAHPVVNVNYEEALRFCNWLTQLERKAGIIGADELYRLPTDQEWSLAVGLPQESGATPAERSGRLPGLYPWGQEWPPPAGAGNYADYLTFDRFENTAPVASFMPNAKGLFDLGGNAWEWVQDWADSAQKQRVLRGGSYFGYIPGTLSSSYRLLVDPKERRPDYGFRVVLSK; encoded by the coding sequence ATGTCAGCCAACAACACCCCCACCCCCCCGGAAATGGATCTGGGCGAGGCCGTGCGCAGTCTGGCCGCCGGTCAGTTTGTATTTAACCGGTATTGTTTGGTAAGGCTGATTGGCCGGGGCCGCAACAGCGCCGTCTGGCAGGCGTGGGATGACCAGGGCAGCCGGGATGTGACCCTGAAATTCCTCCCCACCCGCGTGACCGCCACCCCCGAGGCCATGGCGCAAATCTCCGCCCTCGTCGCGGAATTAAAAACGCTCGAAATCCCCGGCCTGGCCCGCGTCTTTGATTGGGTGGTGGAAGGCCCCCTGGCCGCCGTGGTGGAAGAATGGATTGAAGGCACCTCCCTCCATGATTTGCGCCAGCAACGCAAAAACCAGGTCTTCGACGCGGTGGATTTGAAAGAATGGCTCAAGCCCATCACCAAAAACCTAGGCGCCCTCCACGCCGCCGGCCAGGCCCACGGCAACCTGAAACCCACCAACCTGCTGCTCACCTCCGCCGGCGAAATCGTCATCACCGATGCCCGCCTCGATGCCCTGCTCGGATTCTGGGTCAACAAACTCGAGGGCAGCCCGCGGGACGTGGCCCAAAGTTTCCGCTACACCAGCCCCCAACGCCTGGACGGCACCCCGCCCACCGTTACGGATGATGTTTATTCCCTGGGCGTCTGCCTCTATGAGTTGATCACCAGCAAGCCCCCCTTCAACACCGGCAACATCGTCTCCCAGGTCAAGGAAGATGTGCCCCCCACCATGACCCGCCGCCGCCGCGACATGCGCATCCTCGGCGAACCCATCCCCCGCGCCTGGGATGAGACCGTCGCCGGCTGTCTGGCCAAGGAACCGGCCTATCGCCCCGCCGACATGGAAGAAGTGGCCGACCGCCTCGAGCTGTATGGCCCATGCAAGCGCCCGCCCTTGCCCACGCCCCCCGAACCTTTCAAAACGGCGGCCCCGCAACCAGCCCCCGCTGCGACCGCCGCTGCCGCCGCCGTGGCCACCACGCCGCCGGTGCCCACCATGAACATCCCCGGCGCTCCCACCCCCGCGCCGGCGCCCGCCGCCCCGCCCAAGAAAAGTCTGGTCCCCATCATCGCGGTGATGGTGGGCGTCATCCTGGGCATCGTGGGCTGGTATCTCAGTACCCAAATGCATCCCGCCCCAGCCCCCGTCGCCACCACCACCCCCTCCGACACCTCCACCAATGCCGGCTTGAGCGCCGAGGAACTTGAACGCCGCCTCGCCTATGAGCGCGAGGCCCTGCAGCGCAAGCTCGAAGAGGAGCGCAAACGCCTCGAAGAGGAAAAGAAAAAAGCCGAAGAGGAACTCGAACAACGCCGCAAAGCCCTCGAAATCGCCGCCGCCCAGGCCAAAAAGGCCCAGGAGGAAGCCGAAGCCCGCAAGCGCCAGGCCGAGGAGGAAGCCCGCAAACGCGAAGCCGAGGCCATCGCCAAAAAACGCGCCGCCGAAGAAGAGGCCAAACGCCTCGAAGCCGAACGCCAGGCCATCCTCGCCAAGGAAGCCGAACTGAAACGCCTGGCCGCCGAAGCCGCCAAAAAAGCCGGTGGCGATGCCGCCGCCGAAGCCGAGCGCCGCAAGATTGAAGCGCAACTGGCCGCCCAGCGGGCCGAGGCCGAGCGCATCAAGGCCGCCGCCGAGGCCGCCCTCAAAGAAGCCGAAGCCACCCGCCTGGCCGCGGAAGCCGCCGCCAAAAAGCTGGAGGAGGAGGAGCGCGCCCGCAAGGAGTCGGAGGCCAAGGCCCAGGCCGCCCTCGAAGCCGAACGCAAACGCCGCGAGGAGGAGGCCGCCCGCAAGGCCGAGCTGGAGCGCAAACTGGCCGAAGCCGAAAAGGCCCGCCTGAAGGCCGAAGAGGAAACCCGCCGCAAGCTGGAAGAAGCCGCCCGCCGCGCCGAAGCCGAGCGCCAGGCCCGCCTGGCCAAGTTGAGCGAAGAGGCTCGTCGCGCCGAGGAAGCCCGCCGCGCCGAGGAGGCCCGCAAAGCCGCCGAAACCAAGGCCGCCCAGGAGCAGAAAACCGCCTTCCAGTCCCAGATCACCCTGGTGGAAAACCGGCCCGTGCCCGGCAAAATCTGGCACAACTCCCTCGGCATGCGCATGGTGCCGCTGGGCAACGTCTTCATCTGCGCCTGGGAAACCCGCGTGCAGGACTTCTCCCGCTTCGCTCTGGAGGAGCGCTACGCCGAGCTGGCCTGGAAGGAGCCGGGCTTCAAACAGGCGCCCGCCCATCCGGTGGTCAACGTCAACTACGAGGAGGCGCTGCGGTTCTGCAACTGGCTCACCCAGTTGGAACGCAAGGCGGGCATCATCGGCGCGGATGAACTCTACCGCCTCCCCACCGATCAGGAATGGAGCCTCGCCGTCGGCCTGCCCCAGGAATCCGGCGCCACCCCCGCCGAGCGCAGCGGCCGGCTGCCCGGCCTCTACCCCTGGGGCCAGGAATGGCCGCCCCCCGCCGGCGCGGGCAATTACGCCGATTACCTCACCTTTGACCGCTTCGAAAACACGGCCCCCGTCGCCAGTTTCATGCCCAACGCCAAAGGCCTCTTTGACCTCGGCGGCAACGCCTGGGAATGGGTCCAGGACTGGGCTGACTCCGCCCAAAAACAACGCGTCCTCCGCGGCGGCTCCTACTTTGGTTACATCCCCGGCACCCTCTCCTCCTCCTATCGGCTGCTGGTGGATCCCAAAGAACGCCGGCCCGATTACGGCTTCCGCGTGGTGTTGTCCAAATGA
- a CDS encoding transporter gives MQTTMRHKLATAALYLAVGMVTVTTPVARAYDLPAVNLGFTSFLDGGPPAGPGFYYTHYFQYYRAESLRGVDGTEIFPNPVFPDAKVDAWISLSQFIAQCPKKLVLGAQPGLDVIVPVVDLGISGTPLRANRAGFGDVLVGPFLQWEPIMGKNGPIFMHRIEFQCLLPVGRYDSRYQLNPGANHFSFNPYWAGTLFITPKLTLSTRLHYLWNDGNEDPDVTWTAHPLWKATGGNEVQPGQALHLNFATDYELIEKRLRVGFNGYYLTQITDTRLNGQNIPQRREEVIGLGPGALFSFSQNTHLFFNAYFETAAENRPEGMRFQLRLVHHF, from the coding sequence ATGCAAACAACGATGCGACACAAGCTGGCCACCGCGGCGCTGTACCTCGCGGTGGGGATGGTGACGGTAACAACCCCGGTGGCGCGGGCGTATGATTTGCCGGCGGTGAACCTGGGGTTCACCAGTTTTCTGGATGGAGGTCCGCCGGCCGGGCCGGGGTTTTACTACACCCATTATTTTCAATACTACCGCGCGGAATCATTGCGGGGGGTGGATGGGACGGAGATATTCCCCAACCCGGTGTTTCCCGACGCGAAGGTGGATGCGTGGATCAGCCTGTCGCAATTCATCGCGCAGTGTCCCAAGAAACTGGTGTTGGGCGCGCAACCGGGGCTGGACGTGATTGTGCCGGTGGTGGATTTGGGCATTTCCGGGACGCCGTTGCGGGCGAATCGGGCGGGGTTTGGGGATGTGCTGGTGGGCCCGTTTCTGCAATGGGAGCCGATCATGGGCAAGAACGGCCCCATCTTCATGCATCGGATCGAGTTTCAATGTCTGTTGCCGGTGGGGCGGTATGACTCCCGATACCAGCTTAATCCCGGGGCCAACCATTTCAGTTTCAATCCCTACTGGGCGGGGACGTTGTTTATCACGCCCAAGCTGACGCTCTCGACGCGGCTGCATTACCTGTGGAATGACGGCAACGAGGATCCGGATGTGACGTGGACGGCCCATCCGCTGTGGAAGGCCACCGGCGGCAATGAAGTGCAGCCGGGGCAGGCGTTGCACCTGAACTTTGCCACGGACTACGAGCTGATTGAGAAGCGCCTGCGGGTGGGCTTCAACGGGTATTATCTGACCCAGATTACGGACACGCGGCTCAACGGGCAGAACATCCCGCAACGGCGCGAGGAGGTCATTGGCCTGGGGCCGGGGGCGCTGTTCTCGTTCAGCCAAAACACCCACCTGTTTTTCAACGCTTATTTTGAAACCGCCGCGGAGAATCGGCCGGAAGGCATGCGGTTCCAGTTGCGGCTGGTGCATCATTTTTAA
- a CDS encoding TrpB-like pyridoxal phosphate-dependent enzyme: MAQIKYLLEEHEMPRQWYNLAADLPTPMLPPLGPDGKPVPPERLRPVFPDNIIEQEVSTQRWIDIPEEVLELLAIYRPTPLYRAVRLEQALKTPARIYYKHEGVSPAGSHKPNTAIPQAWYNKQFGIRRMTTETGAGQWGSALAFACSLIGLECKVWMVRISFDQKPFRKLMMATWGAQCVASPSRETAAGRAILEKDPDCPGSLGIAISEAVEAAVTDPTGKTRYSLGSVLNHVMLHQTIIGLEAKKQLAKAGEKKPDVVIGCAGGGSNFAGIAFPFVCDKIHGENIEIVPVEPESCPTMTRGPFAYDHGDTAGMTPLLPMHSLGHEFMPPPIHAGGLRYHGIAPLISQGIIEGLIKPRAVHQTKCYEAAVLWARTEGYIPAPETSHAIAAVVEEARRAREEGKEKVILFCWSGHGLMDLVGYDKYFQGQLADYSLPQEDLDRWVAKINHFPKPAVRKTGKWG, encoded by the coding sequence ATGGCACAAATCAAATACTTGCTGGAAGAACACGAAATGCCGCGCCAGTGGTACAACCTGGCGGCGGATCTGCCCACCCCCATGCTGCCCCCGCTGGGGCCGGACGGCAAACCGGTCCCGCCGGAGAGGTTGCGCCCGGTGTTTCCGGACAACATCATCGAGCAGGAGGTCAGCACGCAGCGGTGGATTGACATTCCCGAGGAGGTGCTGGAGCTGCTGGCCATTTACCGGCCCACGCCGCTGTATCGCGCCGTGCGGCTGGAGCAGGCGTTGAAGACGCCGGCCCGCATCTACTACAAGCACGAGGGCGTGTCGCCGGCGGGCAGTCACAAGCCCAACACGGCCATTCCGCAGGCGTGGTACAACAAGCAGTTCGGCATCCGCCGCATGACCACCGAGACCGGCGCGGGCCAGTGGGGCAGCGCGCTGGCGTTTGCGTGCTCGCTGATCGGGCTGGAGTGCAAGGTGTGGATGGTGCGGATCAGTTTTGACCAGAAGCCGTTTCGCAAGTTGATGATGGCCACCTGGGGGGCCCAGTGCGTGGCCAGTCCCTCGCGGGAGACGGCCGCCGGGCGGGCCATTCTGGAAAAGGACCCAGACTGCCCCGGCTCGCTGGGCATCGCCATCAGCGAGGCGGTGGAGGCGGCGGTGACCGATCCCACGGGCAAGACGCGCTACAGCCTGGGCAGCGTGCTCAATCACGTCATGCTGCACCAGACCATCATTGGTCTGGAGGCCAAGAAACAACTGGCCAAGGCTGGCGAAAAGAAGCCGGATGTGGTCATCGGTTGCGCCGGCGGCGGCTCGAATTTTGCCGGCATCGCCTTCCCGTTTGTGTGCGACAAGATCCACGGGGAAAACATCGAGATTGTGCCGGTGGAGCCGGAGAGCTGCCCGACGATGACCCGGGGGCCGTTTGCGTATGACCACGGCGACACGGCGGGCATGACGCCGCTGCTGCCCATGCACTCGCTGGGGCATGAATTCATGCCGCCGCCCATTCACGCGGGCGGGCTGCGTTATCACGGCATTGCGCCGCTGATCAGCCAGGGCATCATTGAGGGCCTGATCAAGCCGCGGGCGGTGCATCAAACCAAATGCTACGAGGCCGCGGTGCTCTGGGCGCGGACCGAGGGGTACATTCCGGCGCCGGAGACCTCCCATGCCATTGCGGCCGTGGTGGAGGAGGCGCGCCGCGCCCGCGAGGAGGGCAAGGAGAAGGTGATCCTCTTCTGCTGGTCGGGGCATGGCCTGATGGATCTCGTGGGATACGACAAGTATTTCCAGGGACAACTGGCCGATTACAGCCTGCCGCAGGAAGACCTGGATCGGTGGGTGGCCAAGATCAACCACTTCCCCAAACCCGCCGTGCGCAAGACGGGCAAGTGGGGCTGA
- the araA gene encoding L-arabinose isomerase codes for MTDLKSLEVWLVTGSQHLYGPEALRQVAANAQAVAGALDKAPAIPVRVVFQPVVKSPAEVLRLAEQANLAPQCVGLITWCHTFSPSKMWINGLKALRKPILHLHTQFNRDIPWATIDMDFMNLNQAAHGDREHGFIMSRMRRQRKVVTGHWQAAGVQAQIGAWCRAAAAWQDWQGARFCRFGDNMREVAVTEGDKVAAEIQFGYSVNGYGVGDLVARVRAAGEAEVDALVEQYEAAYTVAPALRKNGARRSSLREAARIEAGLRAFLQEGGFKGFTTTFEDLHGLEQLPGIAVQRLMAEGYGFGAEGDWKTAALVRAMKVMSAGLKGGTSFMEDYTYHLEPRAMQVLGAHMLEICPSIAKGKPSMEIHPLGIGGKADPVRLVFDTPAGPAVNASIIDLGNRFRLLVNEVDVVPPKKPLPKLPVARALWVPKPDLATAATAWIYAGGAHHTGFSQAVTTEMLEDFATMAGLEVVVIDAETRLRRFKQELEWNDVAYALRQGLGR; via the coding sequence ATGACCGACCTTAAATCGCTGGAAGTCTGGCTGGTGACGGGCAGTCAGCATTTGTATGGACCCGAGGCGTTGCGCCAGGTGGCCGCCAATGCGCAGGCCGTGGCGGGGGCGTTGGACAAGGCGCCGGCCATTCCGGTGCGGGTGGTGTTTCAGCCGGTGGTGAAGTCGCCGGCGGAGGTGTTGCGGCTGGCGGAGCAGGCGAATTTGGCGCCGCAGTGCGTGGGATTGATCACGTGGTGCCACACGTTTTCGCCGTCGAAGATGTGGATCAACGGGTTGAAGGCGCTGCGCAAGCCGATCCTGCACCTGCACACGCAGTTCAACCGGGACATTCCCTGGGCCACCATTGACATGGATTTCATGAATTTGAATCAGGCGGCGCACGGGGATCGCGAGCATGGTTTTATCATGAGCCGGATGCGCCGGCAGCGGAAGGTGGTGACCGGGCACTGGCAGGCGGCCGGGGTGCAGGCGCAGATTGGGGCATGGTGCCGGGCGGCGGCGGCGTGGCAGGACTGGCAGGGGGCGCGGTTCTGCCGGTTTGGGGACAACATGCGGGAGGTGGCGGTGACGGAGGGGGACAAGGTGGCGGCGGAGATCCAGTTTGGCTACTCGGTCAATGGCTACGGGGTGGGGGATTTGGTGGCGCGGGTGCGCGCGGCCGGGGAGGCCGAAGTGGACGCGCTGGTGGAGCAATATGAGGCGGCGTACACGGTGGCGCCGGCGTTGCGCAAGAATGGCGCCCGGCGCTCCTCGTTGCGGGAGGCGGCGCGGATTGAGGCGGGCTTGCGGGCTTTTCTGCAGGAGGGCGGCTTCAAGGGATTCACGACGACGTTTGAAGATTTGCACGGTTTGGAGCAGTTGCCCGGCATCGCGGTGCAACGGCTCATGGCCGAGGGGTATGGGTTTGGGGCGGAGGGCGACTGGAAGACGGCGGCGCTGGTGCGGGCGATGAAGGTGATGAGCGCCGGGCTGAAAGGGGGCACGTCGTTCATGGAGGATTACACCTATCATCTGGAGCCGCGCGCGATGCAGGTGCTGGGGGCGCACATGCTGGAGATCTGTCCGAGCATTGCCAAAGGCAAACCCTCGATGGAAATCCATCCGCTGGGGATTGGGGGGAAGGCGGATCCGGTGCGGCTGGTGTTTGACACGCCGGCCGGGCCGGCCGTGAACGCCTCGATCATTGATCTGGGCAACCGTTTCCGGCTGCTGGTCAACGAGGTGGACGTGGTGCCACCGAAAAAGCCGCTGCCCAAACTGCCGGTGGCGCGGGCGTTGTGGGTGCCCAAACCGGATCTGGCCACGGCGGCCACGGCGTGGATTTATGCGGGTGGGGCGCATCACACGGGCTTCAGCCAGGCGGTGACCACCGAGATGCTGGAGGACTTTGCCACGATGGCCGGGCTGGAAGTGGTGGTGATTGATGCCGAGACGCGGCTGCGCCGCTTCAAGCAGGAGTTGGAATGGAATGACGTGGCTTACGCGCTGCGTCAGGGGCTGGGGCGTTAA